In a single window of the Limnochorda sp. L945t genome:
- a CDS encoding dihydroorotase — MSVLIKGGRVIDPASRTDQVMDVLVEGDRIVRIAPGIGQQANRVIDARGWWVVPGVIDMHTHLRQPGQEHKETIATGTRAAAAGGVTAVACMPNTQPPIDDASVVEHVQAVARREGVVGVRVIGALTKGRQGKELAEMGEMAEAGAVAFSDDGDTVADASLMRSALQYAADLGRPVIVHALDPCLARGGVMREGPVSLRLGLPGIPAEAESIVVARDIALAAATGAHLHVAHVSTARSVELIRQAKQAGVRVTAEVTPHHLFLTEEALEGYDASAKVSPPLGTEEDRQALRQALADGIIDAVASDHAPHAPEEKEVELDQAPFGAVGLETLVALTLGALTHQGVLTPMQAVRALSLAPARILGLEGGVLAEGARADITLFDPAQEWTVEPARFRSRGRNSPFAGWKVQGRPVGTVVGGRIAMLAGTIDDG; from the coding sequence ATGAGTGTTCTCATCAAGGGAGGCCGGGTGATCGACCCGGCCTCCCGAACGGATCAGGTCATGGACGTCCTGGTCGAGGGGGACCGCATCGTGCGGATAGCCCCCGGCATCGGGCAGCAGGCGAACCGGGTCATTGACGCCCGGGGGTGGTGGGTCGTCCCCGGGGTCATCGACATGCACACCCACCTCCGCCAGCCCGGCCAGGAGCACAAAGAGACCATCGCCACCGGCACCCGCGCGGCGGCGGCCGGCGGCGTCACCGCCGTCGCCTGCATGCCCAACACGCAGCCGCCCATCGACGATGCCTCCGTGGTGGAACACGTCCAGGCCGTGGCGCGCCGGGAAGGCGTGGTGGGCGTACGGGTCATCGGAGCGCTGACCAAGGGGCGCCAGGGCAAAGAGCTGGCCGAGATGGGTGAGATGGCGGAGGCGGGCGCGGTGGCCTTTTCCGACGACGGCGACACGGTGGCCGACGCGTCGCTCATGCGTAGCGCGCTGCAATACGCCGCCGACCTGGGACGCCCCGTGATCGTGCACGCGCTCGACCCCTGCCTGGCCCGGGGCGGAGTGATGCGGGAGGGGCCGGTGTCCCTGCGATTGGGCCTGCCGGGTATCCCGGCCGAAGCCGAAAGCATCGTGGTCGCCCGCGACATCGCCCTGGCCGCCGCGACGGGCGCGCACTTGCACGTGGCCCACGTCTCCACGGCCCGCTCCGTCGAGCTCATCCGGCAGGCCAAGCAGGCGGGAGTGCGCGTGACGGCCGAGGTGACCCCGCACCATCTCTTCCTGACCGAAGAGGCCCTGGAAGGCTACGACGCCTCCGCCAAGGTCAGTCCCCCGCTCGGTACCGAGGAGGACAGGCAGGCCCTGCGGCAGGCTCTGGCCGATGGGATCATCGACGCGGTGGCTTCCGATCACGCGCCCCATGCCCCCGAGGAGAAGGAGGTCGAGCTCGACCAGGCGCCCTTCGGCGCCGTCGGGCTGGAGACGCTGGTGGCCCTGACGCTCGGCGCCCTGACCCACCAGGGGGTGCTGACCCCCATGCAGGCGGTGCGGGCCCTGTCGCTGGCGCCGGCCCGCATCCTGGGGCTCGAGGGAGGGGTGCTGGCCGAAGGGGCTCGAGCCGACATCACCCTGTTCGACCCTGCCCAGGAGTGGACGGTGGAGCCGGCCCGCTTCCGCTCCCGGGGGCGCAACAGCCCGTTCGCCGGGTGGAAGGTGCAGGGGCGGCCGGTGGGCACCGTCGTGGGGGGCCGGATCGCGATGCTCGCCGGCACGATCGACGATGGCTGA
- the pyrF gene encoding orotidine-5'-phosphate decarboxylase produces the protein MAEQPHFGERLVRAVTARGSCVVLGFDPDPIFFPPSILSRHAEQSLLERAASATEEVGAALVEACAPFVVAVKFQLAYFLALGPAGLATLQRLIRLAGGMGLLTIVDGKPGDIDATAAAYARALIGRFQWPGDGSTEVLGADACTVNPYLGTDSVRPFLEWVDTSGKGLFVLAHTSNPSAGEVQHLPLAGGKTVAGAVAGLIGRWAAGRFGPSGFASVGAVVGATYPEVVGEMRRELPGIWLLLPGVGAQGGQVEALGPAFDRRGLGGLVAASRSILGAWRTHPGGELRWEEAGAEAARRLRDQVNDVRGGA, from the coding sequence ATGGCTGAGCAACCTCACTTCGGGGAGCGGCTCGTACGAGCCGTCACGGCCCGGGGCTCGTGCGTGGTGCTGGGGTTCGACCCGGATCCTATCTTCTTCCCGCCTTCGATCCTGTCGCGCCACGCCGAGCAGAGCCTGTTGGAGCGGGCGGCATCGGCCACGGAGGAGGTCGGAGCGGCTCTCGTTGAGGCATGTGCCCCGTTCGTGGTCGCGGTGAAATTCCAGCTGGCCTACTTCCTGGCGCTGGGGCCGGCGGGGCTTGCGACGCTTCAGCGCCTCATCCGGCTTGCAGGGGGGATGGGGCTTCTCACCATCGTGGACGGCAAGCCGGGGGACATCGACGCGACCGCCGCCGCCTACGCGCGCGCCCTCATCGGCCGCTTCCAGTGGCCGGGCGACGGGAGCACCGAGGTGCTGGGCGCCGACGCCTGCACGGTCAACCCCTATCTCGGGACCGACTCCGTCCGGCCGTTTCTCGAGTGGGTGGACACGTCGGGTAAGGGGCTCTTCGTCCTGGCCCACACCTCCAATCCGTCGGCCGGGGAGGTGCAGCACCTGCCGCTCGCGGGCGGGAAGACCGTGGCCGGTGCGGTGGCCGGGTTGATCGGCCGGTGGGCGGCCGGCCGCTTCGGACCGAGCGGGTTTGCCTCCGTGGGGGCCGTCGTGGGAGCGACCTATCCGGAGGTCGTCGGCGAGATGCGCCGCGAGTTGCCCGGGATCTGGCTGTTGTTGCCGGGCGTCGGCGCCCAGGGTGGCCAGGTCGAGGCGTTGGGCCCGGCCTTCGACCGTCGCGGCCTGGGGGGACTCGTCGCGGCCTCCCGATCTATACTGGGTGCCTGGCGGACCCATCCCGGCGGCGAGCTGCGGTGGGAGGAGGCCGGCGCCGAGGCTGCGCGCCGGCTACGCGATCAGGTCAACGACGTTCGCGGCGGGGCGTGA
- the carA gene encoding glutamine-hydrolyzing carbamoyl-phosphate synthase small subunit, which yields MRTSRRPAWLALEDGAVYEGEAIGRAADAWGEVVFTTVVTGYQEVLTDPSYRGQIVVFTQPLVGNYGTFPGALESSRAQVNGVIMRELCDLPDAHPGAARLEQWLVEQGIPGLSGVDTRALTRRLRSRGAMRGVISAQARPARELIEAARRVPGLSEQPLVEEVSAGEPYHVGTGPGPRVVVVDLGVKRHIVTHLVQRGCRVTVVPSRFTAGEIRALHPDGVVLSNGPGDPAVLDGPIATARELCSSGIPIFGICLGHQILALALGGSTYKLKFGHRGGNHPVKDLETGRVFITTHNHGYAVDEAQLPPDLIVTHRSLNDGTVEGLRHRSLPVWSVQYHPEATPGPQESAYLFDRFVGALRRAAGGDGRLSGKDESAGALA from the coding sequence GTGCGCACGTCACGACGGCCTGCATGGCTCGCGCTGGAAGATGGTGCCGTTTACGAGGGGGAGGCGATCGGCCGGGCGGCGGATGCGTGGGGGGAGGTCGTCTTCACCACGGTGGTGACGGGCTACCAGGAGGTGCTGACCGACCCCTCGTACCGGGGCCAGATCGTGGTCTTCACCCAACCCCTCGTGGGCAACTACGGTACCTTTCCGGGCGCCCTCGAGTCTTCGAGGGCGCAGGTCAACGGAGTGATCATGCGGGAACTGTGCGACCTGCCGGACGCGCACCCCGGCGCGGCGCGGCTGGAGCAGTGGCTCGTGGAACAGGGGATACCGGGGCTGTCGGGCGTGGACACTCGCGCCCTGACGCGGCGGCTGCGCAGCCGGGGCGCCATGCGGGGCGTCATCAGCGCGCAAGCCCGCCCGGCCCGGGAGCTGATCGAGGCGGCCCGGCGTGTGCCGGGCCTCTCGGAGCAGCCGCTCGTAGAGGAAGTGAGCGCGGGCGAGCCCTACCACGTGGGGACCGGCCCCGGGCCGCGGGTCGTGGTCGTCGACCTGGGCGTCAAGCGCCACATCGTCACCCACCTGGTCCAGCGGGGCTGCCGGGTGACGGTGGTGCCGAGCCGCTTCACGGCCGGGGAGATACGGGCGCTCCATCCCGACGGGGTGGTGCTCTCCAACGGGCCGGGCGACCCGGCCGTGCTGGACGGTCCGATCGCCACGGCGCGGGAGCTTTGCTCGAGCGGCATCCCGATCTTCGGCATCTGCCTGGGCCACCAGATCCTGGCCCTGGCCCTCGGCGGGAGCACGTACAAGCTCAAGTTCGGCCATCGCGGGGGCAACCACCCCGTCAAGGACCTGGAGACGGGTCGGGTCTTCATCACGACGCACAACCACGGGTACGCCGTGGACGAGGCACAGCTCCCGCCGGACCTGATCGTGACGCACCGCAGCCTCAACGACGGCACGGTGGAAGGCCTGCGCCACCGGTCGCTGCCCGTCTGGTCCGTGCAGTACCATCCCGAGGCGACGCCGGGGCCGCAGGAGAGCGCCTATCTCTTCGATCGTTTCGTCGGCGCCCTGCGCCGCGCCGCCGGTGGCGACGGGAGGCTCTCGGGGAAGGACGAGAGCGCGGGGGCTTTGGCATGA
- a CDS encoding dihydroorotate dehydrogenase electron transfer subunit: MTGNASGLRTARVVARRELAPGVVRLDLSLPGLEEARPGQFLHVLTRDPYGVDPLLRRPFSIADLGPQPDRAALVVKVVGKGSAWLAARPEQSQLDVLGPLGRGFGWDLSGGRALLVGGGVGAAPLLWLARALCRDGWSVQAVLGFRTASEVVLAQEMAHVGALVTVATEDGSRGEPGTAVEVARRYWDRADGVFACGPWGMLRALAALATQRPRPLQLSVETVMGCGAGVCLSCVVPWRRREGYRVTGWARACVEGPVFDASELDWERCPGR, from the coding sequence ATGACGGGCAACGCCTCGGGCCTTCGGACCGCCCGCGTCGTCGCGCGCCGGGAACTCGCGCCCGGCGTCGTGCGGCTCGACCTGTCGCTGCCGGGGCTCGAAGAGGCCCGGCCCGGGCAGTTCCTCCACGTGCTCACCCGCGACCCGTACGGCGTGGACCCCTTGCTGCGGCGGCCGTTCAGCATCGCCGACCTGGGCCCGCAGCCCGACCGGGCGGCGCTCGTGGTCAAGGTGGTGGGGAAGGGTTCGGCGTGGCTGGCGGCCCGCCCCGAGCAAAGCCAGCTCGACGTGCTCGGGCCGCTCGGACGGGGCTTCGGGTGGGATCTTTCGGGAGGACGTGCCCTCCTGGTCGGCGGCGGCGTGGGCGCCGCTCCTCTGTTGTGGCTGGCCCGGGCCCTGTGCAGGGACGGGTGGAGCGTGCAAGCGGTGCTCGGCTTTCGAACGGCCTCCGAGGTGGTGCTGGCGCAGGAGATGGCGCACGTGGGCGCTTTGGTGACGGTGGCCACCGAGGACGGTAGCCGGGGCGAGCCCGGCACCGCCGTCGAGGTGGCGCGGCGGTACTGGGATCGGGCGGACGGGGTGTTCGCCTGCGGGCCGTGGGGGATGCTCCGGGCGCTGGCCGCTCTGGCCACCCAGCGTCCCCGGCCTCTCCAGCTCTCGGTCGAGACCGTGATGGGCTGTGGCGCCGGCGTCTGCCTGTCGTGCGTGGTCCCGTGGAGACGGCGGGAAGGGTACCGGGTCACCGGATGGGCCCGGGCCTGCGTCGAAGGTCCCGTCTTCGACGCCTCCGAACTGGATTGGGAAAGGTGTCCGGGACGATGA